The stretch of DNA GGCCATTTACGGTTTTTGCGCCGACGGATGAAGCATTTGCAAAGCTTCCAGAAGGAACAGTAGAGTCATTGCTCAATGATATTCCAAAGCTCAAGAAAATCCTGACTTATCATGTAGTTTCAGGTAAAGTGCTGGCAGCCGATGTCGTGAAGCTGAAATCAGCTACTACTGTTGAAGGTTCTGACGTAAAAATTGATGCGTCAAATGGTGTCAAAATTAATGATGCCACAGTTGCAACACCAGATGTAGCTGCTGATAACGGAGTTATTCATGTCATTGATACAGTGTTAATTCCTGCATAAGTAAAACTCGATAGCTAATTTATGGTTGCCGGGCAGTGATTAATTTTGGTTACTGTCCGGCAACTGTTTGGATGTATTTTAAATCTTTCTACACCAGTCCCAACGGGGCTTGGTTATACCGTGCAGTTAGCGCAGGGTTTGAAAGTCCAGCTAAACTCTGTACAGTTGAGATAGCAACACCAGCATTTAACAAATCCCAAATGAATGTCCGCCGCAGATCATAAGGCGAGAATGGTTTTATACCAGCTTGTTCACCCCGCTCGTGTAAAATGAATAACACTGCCTGGGGCGTGAGCCGTTGGTGAACTACAAGTCCAGACTTGTTAACTTGTCATAGTAACGGGCCATCTCTGGGAGTTCTGATTTCAATCCAATCATTAATTATAGCGATCGCACTCTCAGATAAATAAACAGTCCGGTCAACTCTGGCCTCTTGGGATGGGATATTGATTTGTCCATGATGAAAATTTGTAAGAGCCAACTTCATCAACTCAGCCCGTCGCAGTCCTGCACCTCGAAGGAGAGCGATAGGCTGCTTAAATCTCACAATTACCTCTATATTTAATAATTTATTTATATTTCTGCTTAAATGTTTATCTGTTCTATCACTAGGGAGAGAAGATTTAAGTTTATAAACACATCTAAGGGCGAATAGAAGCAAGGCTAGACAAGCTTTATAATCTCTGGACTAGATAAAAACTCTATTTCCAGCAATTTAGCAGTTTAGTGTTAAAAAATAGCAAAAATGGACATGAGAGGGCAGGTTTTGCTGACTACTCGATGACTCAACTCATTTTTGAGTACCACATTCTGCGTCAAGTTATATTTCAGATTTTAGAAGAAGAAGCGACTTTAGAGGTAAGGGAACGAGACATTATTATCGACTCCATTGAGCAAGCTGTTAACGATGCGGCGACTCAATTTTCCCAGACGTTGCGAGATATTCAAGAGTTATTTATGGTGACACTGACTCACGATCTTAGGGGGCCACTCAATGTCATAAAAATGGGTACTCACCTGACTCTGCGTCGGCTGGAACAAGGAGACACTCATGCCAATATCGCGGCGAAAATGCTAAAAGCGATCGACCGTTTGAATTCGATGATTCAAAATCTGCTCGATGCTAGTCGGCTGCGGGCAGGGCAGAGCTTAAATTTTGAATTTGAAGAATGCAACTTAGACAGCCTCGTTCGGGACGTAGTTGAGGATTTAAGCTTTGCGTATGGAGATCGGTTTGTTGTATTTTCTTATGCTGCTATCAAAAGCAATTGCAGCCGCAAACAGATACAACGGGTAATTGAAAACTTAGCTATTAATGCCGTGAAGTATGGTGCTGCTAATACACCAATTACACTCACGCTTGAGCAAATTGAAACGCAGATCAG from Nostoc sp. HK-01 encodes:
- a CDS encoding response regulator receiver sensor signal transduction histidine kinase, whose amino-acid sequence is MLKNSKNGHERAGFADYSMTQLIFEYHILRQVIFQILEEEATLEVRERDIIIDSIEQAVNDAATQFSQTLRDIQELFMVTLTHDLRGPLNVIKMGTHLTLRRLEQGDTHANIAAKMLKAIDRLNSMIQNLLDASRLRAGQSLNFEFEECNLDSLVRDVVEDLSFAYGDRFVVFSYAAIKSNCSRKQIQRVIENLAINAVKYGAANTPITLTLEQIETQISLTIHNQGNPISSDTQSILFQQFRRTTSAEDQTGWGLGLFLAKSIIEAHQGKIEVESTEGKGTSFIIKLPMSGVV
- a CDS encoding beta-Ig-H3/fasciclin, with product MKNMADIVDTAVSAGSFNTLVAAVEAAGLVDTLKGEGPFTVFAPTDEAFAKLPEGTVESLLNDIPKLKKILTYHVVSGKVLAADVVKLKSATTVEGSDVKIDASNGVKINDATVATPDVAADNGVIHVIDTVLIPA
- a CDS encoding integrase family protein, yielding MRFKQPIALLRGAGLRRAELMKLALTNFHHGQINIPSQEARVDRTVYLSESAIAIINDWIEIRTPRDGPLL